From the Manihot esculenta cultivar AM560-2 chromosome 3, M.esculenta_v8, whole genome shotgun sequence genome, one window contains:
- the LOC110612414 gene encoding protein PLASTID MOVEMENT IMPAIRED 1-RELATED 1 → MMSKAAVRKKTVENSGDVKLLNEIENISKALYLEKNPSRASISAPGNRSKPTRKSQLLDPKSKIKRGNEDSSQKDKKSFWNWKPLKALSNVRNRKFNCCFSLLVHSIEGFPLSFENISVCVHWKRRDGELVTRPVKVFEGIAEFEEKLTLTCLVYGSRSGPHHSAKYEAKHFLLYASVIGVPELDLGKHRVDLTRLLPLTLEELEEEKSSGKWTTSFKLSGEAKGAMMNVSFGYTVVGDGQIPLGNNQNFPDSINLNQNNARAVKPIPKFGQGDGKSTIRHAGSLPGALKHQRHASSGSVKDIKELHEVLPTSKSELACQVLMLYQKVNEEKLDSSFNYKPELDVFTESLDPMKSKLCIEPKSSQDNAEKECEDGEPSVIEQGVELSKGEGAKPVEVAVKADNVSLLEDKIDDSFHSSSEEGGRLHPHDAGNDSIKDELMVHDCSFKEDEICSKESVMKELESALSNVANLEIEAFESPEEKENYMEIKKDYESNTDGPSLSLDDVTESVANEFLDMLGIELGPLGLSSESEPESPRERLLRQFEKDALAGGYSMFDFGFDIEDQTECELNTSIVSDWGNLSENFDLSSVIQDPEEQQMGSQAESGKTRAKMLEDLETEALMHEWGLNDEAFQYSPSKNSGGFGSPIDMPPEEPFELPPLGEGLGSFMQTNNGGFLRSMNPSLFRNAKSGGSLIMQVSSPVVVPAEMGSGVMDVLQQLAAVGIEKLSMQANKLMPLEDITGKTMQQVAWEAAACLEGPERLNSLQHELKKEEPGEPKNVKGRSSTLRSNRLKSSKVGNEMGTEYVSLEDLAPLAMDKIEALAFEGLRVQSGLSDEDGPSSISAQSIGEISGFQGKGINFSGSLGLEGAAGLQLLDIKDSGDDIDGLMGLSLTLDEWMRLDSGDVGDEAQISERTSKVLAAHHASSLDMIRGGSKGERRHSKGSGRKCGLLGNNFTVALMVQLRDPLRNYEPVGTPMLALIQVERVFVPPKPKIYCKVSEVRNDNEDDDDDESEIVMKAKLGEKTSEEEEIPQFCINEVHVAGLKTEPGKKKLWGTTAQQQSGSRWLLANGMGKSNNQTFMKSKTISNKPATLSTTNAKRGDKIWSISSRLFGTGAK, encoded by the exons ATGATGTCCAAAGCCGCGGTTAGAAAAAAGACTGTAGAGAATTCAGGTGATGTGAAGTTGTTAAACGAGATAGAAAACATAAGCAAAGCCCTATACTTGGAGAAAAACCCTTCCAGGGCTTCAATTTCTGCGCCTGGTAATCGATCAAAACCAACTAGAAAATCCCAGTTACTTGATCCTAAATCCAAGATAAAGCGTGGAAATGAAGATTCATCACAAAAGGATAAAAAGTCCTTTTGGAATTGGAAACCATTAAAAGCCCTTTCAAATGTTAGGAACCGTAAGTTCAATTGTTGCTTCTCTCTCCTAGTCCACTCCATTGAAGGGTTTCCCTTAAGTTTTGAAAATATTAGCGTTTGTGTCCACTGGAAGAGACGGGACGGGGAGCTGGTTACACGTCCTGTGAAGGTATTTGAGGGTATAGCTGAGTTTGAGGAGAAGTTGACACTTACATGCTTGGTCTATGGGAGTAGGAGTGGACCTCACCACTCAGCAAAGTATGAGGCGAAACATTTCTTGCTTTATGCATCTGTGATTGGCGTCCCGGAACTTGATTTGGGGAAGCATAGGGTTGATCTCACAAGGCTGCTTCCTCTCACATTGGAGGAATTGGAGGAGGAAAAGAGCTCGGGAAAGTGGACTACAAGTTTTAAGCTGTCAGGTGAAGCAAAGGGTGCCATGATGAATGTTAGTTTTGGGTATACTGTGGTTGGGGATGGTCAAATTCCACTTGGAAATAACCAGAATTTTCCAGACTCCATTAATTTGAACCAGAATAATGCAAGAGCAGTGAAACCCATTCCTAAATTTGGTCAAGGTGATGGGAAGAGCACAATTCGTCACGCCGGAAGTCTTCCTGGTGCTTTGAAACACCAGCGACATGCCTCATCTGGATCTGTAAAAGATATAAAAGAGCTTCACGAGGTCTTGCCAACATCAAAGTCGGAACTTGCCTGTCAGGTACTTATGCTGTACCAGAAAGTCAATGAAGAAAAGTTGGATTCTTCATTTAATTATAAGCCCGAGCTTGATGTGTTCACGGAAAGTCTTGACCCCATGAAGTCAAAGTTATGCATCGAGCCTAAATCCAGCCAAGACAATGCTGAAAAGGAGTGTGAAGATGGTGAACCTTCTGTGATTGAGCAGGGAGTGGAATTGTCTAAAGGGGAAGGGGCGAAACCAGTGGAAGTTGCTGTTAAGGCTGATAATGTTTCTTTACTAGAAGACAAAATTGATGATAGTTTTCATTCAAGTTCTGAAGAGGGTGGTAGGCTTCATCCCCATGATGCAGGAAATGACAGCATCAAAGATGAGCTCATGGTGCATGATTGCAGTTTTAAGGAGGATGAGATATGCTCAAAAGAGTCTGTGATGAAAGAATTAGAATCTGCCTTGAGTAATGTGGCAAATTTGGAAATTGAAGCATTTGAGTCtcctgaagaaaaagaaaattacatgGAAATCAAGAAAGATTATGAATCAAATACGGATGGGCCATCACTTAGTTTAGATGATGTTACTGAGTCTGTGGCAAATGAATTTCTTGATATGCTGGGGATTGAGCTTGGTCCATTAGGCTTAAGTTCAGAGAGTGAACCTGAGTCTCCAAGGGAACGCTTACTAAGACAGTTTGAGAAGGATGCTCTAGCTGGAGGTTATTCcatgtttgattttggttttgACATTGAGGACCAAACAGAATGTGAGCTCAACACATCAATTGTGTCTGATTGGGGAAATTTGTCTGAGAATTTTGATCTGTCATCAGTTATCCAGGATCCTGAGGAGCAGCAGATGGGATCTCAGGCAGAGAGTGGCAAGACAAGGGCAAAAATGTTGGAAGACTTGGAGACAGAAGCTTTAATGCATGAATGGGGCTTGAATGATGAGGCTTTTCAGTATTCTCCATCTAAGAACTCTGGTGGCTTCGGGAGTCCCATTGATATGCCCCCTGAAGAGCCATTTGAATTGCCACCTCTTGGAGAAGGATTGGGTTCATTTATGCAGACAAATAATGGTGGATTTCTGCGATCTATGAATCCGTCACTTTTCAGAAATGCCAAAAGCGGTGGGAGCTTGATCATGCAAGTTTCTAGTCCTGTTGTGGTACCTGCAGAAATGGGTTCTGGTGTAATGGATGTACTGCAGCAATTGGCTGCTGTTGGGATTGAAAAGCTCTCGATGCAAGCAAATAAGTTAATGCCTTTGGAAGATATCACTGGAAAAACAATGCAACAAGTAGCATGGGAAGCTGCAGCTTGTCTAGAGGGACCTGAGAG ACTAAATTCATTGCAGCATGAACTGAAGAAAGAGGAACCTGGTGAGCCCAAGAATGTGAAGGGGAGATCATCTACACTTAGATCTAACAGGCTGAAGTCGAGCAAAGTAGGGAATGAGATGGGCACAGAATATGTGTCTCTAGAAGATCTTGCTCCCTTGGCTATGGATAAGATTGAGGCACTTGCGTTTGAGGGATTAAGAGTACAATCAGGCTTGTCAGACGAGGATGGACCCTCAAGTATCAGTGCACAGTCTATTGGTGAGATTTCAGGCTTCCAAGGAAAGGGCATCAATTTCAGTGGATCCCTTGGTTTGGAGGGAGCTGCTGGTTTACAATTGTTGGACATTAAGGACAGTGGTGATGATATTGATGGATTAATGGGTCTATCACTGACTCTTGATGAATGGATGCGGCTGGACTCTGGTGATGTTGGTGATGAAGCTCAAATAAGCGAGCGGACTTCCAAGGTACTTGCTGCCCATCATGCCAGCTCCTTGGACATGATTCGTGGAGGTTCTAAAGGAGAAAGAAGGCATAGCAAAGGATCAGGTAGAAAGTGTGGTTTACTGGGGAATAACTTCACTGTTGCTTTGATGGTGCAGCTTCGTGATCCTTTAAGAAACTATGAGCCAGTTGGCACACCAATGCTTGCTCTCATTCAAGTAGAGAGAGTGTTTGTTCCaccaaaaccaaaaatataTTGTAAGGTTTCAGAAGTAAGAAATGACAATGaggacgatgatgatgatgagtcAGAGATAGTGATGAAGGCAAAGTTGGGGGAGAAAACATCTGAAGAGGAAGAAATTCCACAGTTCTGCATCAATGAAGTACATGTTGCTGGTCTCAAGACTGAGCCCGGCAAGAAGAAGCTTTGGGGTACCACAGCTCAGCAACAATCCGGTTCTCGTTGGCTGCTTGCTAATGGAATGGGGAAGAGCAATAATCAAACATTTATGAAGTCAAAGACCATTTCTAACAAACCTGCAACTCTTTCGACAACAAATGCGAAGCGTGGCGATAAGATATGGAGCATCTCGTCTCGTTTATTTGGTACTGGTGCGAAGTAG